From a single Sediminibacterium sp. KACHI17 genomic region:
- a CDS encoding penicillin-binding protein, which produces MEVKRDILWRVYLSYILVVAVCIAIFGKAVYIQQVEGGYWRSMSDSLHQRIDEIEAERGTIYSEDGQMLSTSIPQFDIYMDFRVESLRAKNGLLFRENLDSLSYYLSDLFKDQSKEDYKSLLKQGYKNNDAYFLLKKKISFREYEQLRKFPLFRLGRYKSGMIANEKTIRLNPYKMLAFRTIGLARDENKVGLEKTYDSILKGRNGKQLVRSIAGGVHVPVDADTYEIEPETGKDIVSTIDVFIQEVTENALMKMMIKNEAEFGTAIVMETKTGKIKAIANLGKRGEGNYWEDFNYAISPSEPGSTFKLATMMALLEDKKINLNQGVDLEGGTWRTAGQVVYDSEKHGRNVVTVKQAFELSSNVGMAKLASAYYASNPSRFIAHLKKMRMDTLTGIDLTGERNPTIFKPGHKLWGPTTLPWMAFGYNLAVSPLQTLSLYNAVANNGKMMKPYLVSAIKEEGVLQKTFAPTVVDEKICSDETLKQLRECLEGVCISGTAAALFKGSPYPVAGKTGTALVANGNRGYADKIYQSSFAGYFPANDPQYTCIVVIKNKPHAAVYYGGSVAGPVFKEIADRLFSTYVRVGNIAKQKAKLDSSYFMYAGFKPDVTTVTQKLSIPFRDSSRRVDEWVAVTGNNSVVTIQSKSMTDKAMPQLKGMGLKDVVYLCENLGLKVQVQGKGKVVAQSILPGQQIAKGQLVNIALN; this is translated from the coding sequence TTGGAAGTAAAACGCGACATACTCTGGCGTGTATACCTCAGTTATATACTGGTGGTTGCTGTTTGTATCGCCATTTTTGGTAAGGCAGTATACATTCAGCAAGTAGAAGGTGGCTATTGGAGAAGCATGAGCGATAGTCTTCATCAGCGTATCGATGAAATAGAAGCAGAACGCGGTACCATCTACAGTGAAGATGGACAAATGCTTAGTACCAGTATTCCTCAGTTCGATATCTACATGGACTTTAGAGTAGAGTCTCTTCGTGCAAAAAACGGATTGTTGTTTCGTGAAAATCTGGACTCTCTCAGTTATTATTTATCAGATCTCTTTAAAGATCAGTCTAAAGAAGACTATAAATCCTTATTGAAACAAGGCTATAAAAACAATGATGCTTATTTCTTACTGAAGAAGAAAATATCCTTTCGTGAGTATGAGCAGTTAAGAAAGTTTCCACTCTTTCGTTTGGGCAGATACAAGAGCGGTATGATCGCTAATGAAAAAACCATTCGCCTGAATCCTTATAAAATGCTGGCTTTTAGAACGATTGGCTTAGCAAGGGATGAGAATAAAGTAGGATTGGAAAAAACCTATGACAGCATTTTAAAAGGAAGAAATGGAAAACAATTGGTTCGATCTATTGCAGGTGGTGTTCATGTTCCTGTTGATGCTGATACTTATGAAATAGAACCTGAGACCGGTAAAGATATTGTAAGTACGATCGATGTATTCATTCAGGAAGTCACTGAAAATGCATTGATGAAAATGATGATCAAGAACGAAGCTGAATTCGGTACAGCGATCGTTATGGAAACAAAGACAGGTAAGATCAAAGCGATTGCTAACCTGGGCAAAAGAGGCGAAGGAAATTATTGGGAAGATTTTAATTATGCTATTAGTCCATCAGAACCCGGTTCAACTTTCAAATTGGCTACCATGATGGCTTTATTGGAAGATAAAAAGATCAACTTAAATCAGGGTGTTGATCTTGAAGGGGGTACTTGGAGAACGGCCGGACAAGTAGTATATGACAGTGAGAAACATGGAAGAAATGTAGTGACTGTAAAACAAGCATTTGAGTTAAGTTCCAATGTGGGTATGGCCAAGCTTGCTTCTGCTTATTATGCTTCTAATCCATCACGCTTCATTGCACATCTCAAGAAAATGAGAATGGATACACTGACAGGTATCGATCTTACCGGTGAGCGCAATCCTACCATTTTCAAGCCCGGACATAAACTATGGGGGCCTACAACCTTGCCATGGATGGCATTCGGTTACAATCTGGCTGTGAGTCCATTACAAACATTATCGCTCTACAATGCTGTTGCAAATAATGGTAAGATGATGAAGCCATATTTGGTGTCAGCGATCAAGGAAGAAGGTGTTCTTCAAAAAACCTTTGCTCCAACCGTGGTTGATGAAAAGATCTGCAGTGATGAAACATTAAAGCAATTGAGAGAATGTTTGGAAGGTGTATGTATATCCGGAACAGCTGCTGCATTATTCAAAGGTTCTCCATATCCTGTTGCAGGTAAAACAGGGACAGCACTTGTGGCCAATGGTAACAGAGGTTATGCTGATAAGATCTATCAATCTTCTTTCGCAGGATATTTCCCCGCGAATGACCCCCAATACACTTGTATAGTTGTGATCAAGAATAAACCACATGCAGCTGTATACTATGGTGGTTCTGTTGCAGGTCCTGTATTCAAAGAGATCGCTGACAGATTATTCAGCACATATGTGCGCGTGGGAAATATAGCGAAGCAAAAAGCAAAATTGGATAGCAGCTATTTCATGTATGCAGGTTTTAAACCCGATGTCACTACTGTTACACAAAAACTCAGTATCCCATTCAGAGATTCATCTCGCAGAGTAGATGAATGGGTTGCTGTAACAGGAAATAACAGTGTTGTTACTATTCAATCGAAGTCAATGACGGATAAAGCCATGCCTCAGTTAAAAGGAATGGGATTGAAAGATGTGGTTTACCTGTGTGAGAATCTGGGACTGAAAGTGCAGGTGCAAGGAAAAGGAAAAGTAGTGGCTCAGTCCATATTACCCGGTCAACAAATTGCAAAAGGACAACTTGTGAATATTGCGCTTAATTAA
- a CDS encoding FtsL-like putative cell division protein, with protein sequence MSESEKIQTQKNPLKGLFNYQWILKNIPFFLFLSFLAVLYIANGHMADRTIRNINNTTKQLKELQYEYKTLKSEVMFKSEEQQVIKATEPLGLKVIKETPVRLKSEK encoded by the coding sequence ATGTCTGAATCAGAAAAAATACAAACGCAAAAGAATCCATTGAAAGGTTTATTCAACTATCAATGGATACTGAAGAACATTCCGTTTTTTCTTTTTCTATCTTTTTTGGCGGTTCTCTATATCGCTAATGGACATATGGCAGATAGAACGATCAGGAATATTAATAATACAACAAAGCAGTTGAAAGAACTGCAGTATGAATATAAGACGTTGAAGAGTGAAGTGATGTTTAAGAGTGAAGAACAGCAAGTGATCAAGGCAACAGAACCTTTAGGATTGAAAGTGATTAAAGAGACACCGGTGAGATTGAAGAGTGAGAAGTAA
- the mraZ gene encoding division/cell wall cluster transcriptional repressor MraZ yields the protein MTGFHGEYEATVDAKGRFLLPGGLKKQLPEGESRFILSRGFEKCLTLYPLKSWEIIIAKISQLNDFDPKVRQFRRQFLGGATEIELDNAGRMLLPASLKEFAGLGKDIILAAALDRFEIWDAGKYKQLFEDFSPEAFSSLAQEVMTDKI from the coding sequence ATGACCGGATTTCACGGAGAATACGAAGCTACAGTTGACGCGAAAGGGCGTTTCCTGCTTCCGGGCGGACTGAAAAAACAGTTGCCTGAAGGGGAGAGCCGTTTCATACTCAGCCGTGGTTTCGAAAAATGTCTCACGTTATATCCATTGAAAAGTTGGGAAATAATCATTGCTAAGATCAGCCAATTGAATGATTTCGACCCCAAAGTACGTCAATTCCGCCGTCAGTTTTTGGGTGGTGCTACAGAAATAGAACTGGATAATGCCGGTCGTATGCTGTTGCCTGCTTCGCTGAAGGAGTTTGCCGGGTTAGGTAAGGATATCATCCTTGCTGCCGCATTGGATCGTTTCGAAATCTGGGATGCCGGTAAGTACAAACAGCTCTTTGAGGATTTCTCACCAGAAGCTTTCAGTAGCCTGGCGCAGGAAGTGATGACAGACAAAATTTGA
- a CDS encoding PAS domain-containing protein, protein MNPQKPDIHRFFFSEAERLLLASHLLNFGVWEFEFSTSRLIWDNKMYEIYGVPKDDFFHTIEDFRKRVHPEDLPGADEAMQNIVYATEPLFAQFRIIRPNGEIRTIKGNVTCIRDGAGQPVRLIGINHDISEQQIIEEKIKDQNAKLKKIAWMQSHEIRKPLANIIGLLGLCNHYEMNDQQKELLQYLNESASELDAIVKTIIDRTQESNA, encoded by the coding sequence TTGAACCCTCAAAAACCCGATATCCATCGTTTCTTTTTTTCAGAAGCCGAAAGACTTTTATTAGCCTCCCACCTGTTAAATTTTGGTGTTTGGGAATTTGAATTCAGCACCTCCCGATTGATATGGGATAATAAGATGTACGAGATCTATGGTGTTCCTAAAGACGATTTCTTTCACACGATCGAGGATTTTCGAAAAAGGGTTCATCCGGAAGACCTACCCGGGGCCGATGAAGCCATGCAAAACATTGTGTATGCAACTGAGCCTTTATTCGCTCAGTTCAGGATCATCAGACCTAATGGAGAGATCAGAACCATCAAAGGAAACGTTACATGTATCAGAGATGGGGCTGGTCAACCTGTAAGATTGATTGGAATCAATCATGATATAAGTGAACAACAGATCATTGAAGAGAAAATTAAAGACCAAAATGCAAAGCTCAAAAAGATTGCATGGATGCAATCTCATGAGATAAGAAAACCGCTGGCGAATATTATTGGATTATTGGGTCTATGCAATCACTACGAAATGAATGATCAACAAAAAGAGCTTTTGCAGTATTTGAATGAGTCAGCTTCAGAATTAGATGCGATTGTAAAAACAATTATTGATAGAACTCAGGAAAGTAATGCATAA
- a CDS encoding YqgE/AlgH family protein, which translates to MVPLESGILLISDPFLKDPNFLRTVVFLCEHQDEGSFGFVVNKPIGLTLQDVVADAEGLLIPLSEGGPVQKDTLHFLHRRPDLIEGGVEVTDHIFWSGDFTQTLALLHSGELTSTDIRFFIGYSGWGESQLKQEIDDKSWITRHAKRELIFHQNIQAIWKESLTDLGGEYQQMVNYPIDPQLN; encoded by the coding sequence ATGGTACCATTAGAATCAGGAATTTTACTGATATCAGATCCTTTTCTGAAAGATCCTAACTTTCTGAGAACGGTCGTATTTCTCTGCGAACATCAGGATGAAGGAAGTTTTGGTTTTGTAGTGAACAAACCTATCGGACTTACATTGCAAGATGTTGTTGCTGATGCAGAAGGTTTATTGATTCCCCTCTCCGAAGGCGGACCCGTACAAAAGGATACGCTTCATTTTTTACACCGACGTCCTGACCTGATCGAAGGAGGGGTTGAAGTAACAGACCATATATTCTGGAGCGGTGATTTCACACAAACATTAGCCTTATTACATAGTGGTGAGTTGACATCAACAGATATCCGATTCTTTATTGGGTACAGTGGATGGGGGGAATCTCAATTAAAACAAGAAATTGATGACAAAAGCTGGATCACCAGGCACGCAAAAAGAGAGCTTATTTTTCATCAGAATATCCAAGCGATCTGGAAAGAATCACTCACTGATTTAGGGGGTGAATACCAACAAATGGTGAATTATCCTATTGATCCTCAATTGAATTAG
- the rsmH gene encoding 16S rRNA (cytosine(1402)-N(4))-methyltransferase RsmH, which translates to MTNYHIPVLYHETLEGLSIKPDGVYVDCTFGGGGHSRGILEQLNEKGKLFAFDQDADAQQNIPDDGRVVFVPQNFRHLQRFLRLHEVQAVDGILADLGVSSHQFDEGDRGFSIRFSGPLDMRMDRRQSLSAADIVKGYTEQQLHKLFEQYGEVSNSKTLARQIVQQRNHIQVQTIEQFKALISPVVKGNPNKYLAQVFQALRMEVNDEMGALKEMLQQVPAVLKTGGRVAIITFHSIEDRLVKNFFRQGSFDETLDNPLLPVVKEQVLKVITKKPITATAEELKQNTRSRSAKLRVAEKV; encoded by the coding sequence TTGACGAATTATCACATTCCTGTCCTCTATCATGAAACGCTGGAAGGTTTGTCTATTAAGCCAGACGGTGTATATGTGGATTGCACTTTCGGTGGTGGTGGACATAGCAGGGGGATATTGGAGCAGCTGAATGAAAAAGGTAAACTCTTTGCCTTTGATCAGGATGCGGATGCGCAACAAAATATTCCGGATGATGGTCGCGTGGTCTTTGTACCACAAAACTTTCGTCACCTGCAACGCTTTCTTCGTTTACATGAAGTTCAGGCTGTAGATGGTATTCTCGCAGATCTCGGTGTAAGCAGTCATCAATTTGATGAAGGTGACCGCGGTTTCTCGATCCGTTTTTCCGGTCCGCTGGATATGCGGATGGATAGACGCCAATCACTGAGTGCTGCAGACATTGTGAAAGGATATACAGAACAACAATTGCACAAATTGTTTGAACAGTATGGAGAGGTTAGTAATTCAAAAACACTAGCTAGGCAAATTGTTCAGCAACGCAATCATATCCAGGTCCAAACCATCGAACAGTTCAAGGCATTGATTAGCCCCGTGGTGAAAGGAAATCCGAACAAGTACTTGGCTCAGGTATTCCAGGCGCTTCGTATGGAAGTGAACGACGAAATGGGGGCATTGAAAGAAATGCTGCAGCAGGTTCCTGCTGTACTTAAAACAGGTGGCCGCGTTGCCATCATCACTTTCCATTCTATAGAAGACAGGCTGGTAAAGAACTTTTTCCGGCAGGGGAGTTTCGACGAAACACTTGATAATCCTCTGTTGCCTGTTGTGAAAGAGCAAGTGTTGAAAGTGATCACAAAGAAACCTATTACAGCAACAGCTGAAGAGTTGAAACAAAATACAAGAAGCAGAAGTGCAAAGCTGAGAGTGGCGGAAAAAGTATAA
- a CDS encoding HAMP domain-containing sensor histidine kinase: MKRTFPVIVILITLSLLGLFIIQSSWLNNLFEIRNTELLNKAYEAASNVTAKLTNNAPASQRLRLPKRGGLTFNPDFHLHILKPPTIDQRFSFQDVHKMVKEEFDAVGLREIKFEFAVIGPTEEIEMSTKKFSSEYWDTVLNKRIYLPIVPASASDFEGLSATEYLVVVVPDFQRQAWASLKWVFAGAVLFMLIIIAAFYVTIRSLLNQKKLSEIKSDFINNMTHEFKTPLATISLAVDAIRNEKVQSDQEKMKYFSGIIKEENIRMNKHVETILQAALMEKQELKLNLTKLHVHDVVQHALDNHQLQLQDKQGMVELHLNAANDVIEADEVHFTNMVSNLVDNAIKYSKDAPLIRITTHSTAKHIVIRVEDNGIGMTKESIKRIFEKFYRAHTGNLHNVKGFGLGMSYVKTVIDAHKGKIKVDSTLGKGTTFTVEMSLAKTVQS; this comes from the coding sequence ATGAAGCGAACTTTCCCCGTTATTGTCATACTGATCACGCTCTCGCTACTTGGACTTTTCATCATACAAAGTTCATGGCTGAATAATTTGTTTGAAATACGTAATACGGAGTTACTCAACAAAGCCTATGAAGCAGCTTCTAATGTAACAGCTAAACTTACCAATAATGCGCCGGCCTCTCAGCGCTTGCGATTGCCTAAACGGGGTGGACTTACTTTCAATCCTGATTTTCACTTGCATATTCTCAAACCGCCGACCATTGATCAACGGTTTAGTTTTCAGGATGTACATAAAATGGTGAAGGAGGAGTTTGATGCTGTAGGATTGCGAGAGATCAAATTTGAATTTGCAGTGATTGGTCCAACGGAAGAGATAGAGATGTCTACCAAGAAGTTTTCATCAGAGTATTGGGACACTGTTTTAAATAAAAGAATTTACCTGCCGATTGTTCCGGCTAGTGCATCAGATTTTGAAGGATTGAGTGCTACTGAATATTTGGTGGTAGTGGTTCCTGATTTTCAGAGGCAGGCATGGGCATCACTGAAGTGGGTATTTGCCGGCGCCGTTTTATTTATGTTGATCATTATTGCAGCTTTCTATGTGACGATACGATCACTATTGAATCAGAAAAAATTGAGTGAGATCAAAAGTGATTTCATCAATAATATGACGCATGAATTCAAAACACCTTTAGCAACGATATCATTGGCTGTAGATGCTATTCGAAATGAAAAAGTGCAATCGGATCAGGAGAAGATGAAATATTTCAGCGGCATCATCAAGGAAGAAAATATTCGCATGAACAAACATGTGGAAACCATTCTTCAGGCTGCATTGATGGAGAAGCAGGAGTTGAAATTGAATTTGACAAAGCTGCATGTGCATGATGTGGTACAACATGCGCTGGATAATCATCAATTACAGCTACAGGATAAACAGGGGATGGTAGAACTTCATCTGAATGCCGCCAATGATGTGATCGAAGCTGATGAAGTGCATTTCACCAACATGGTATCCAATCTGGTTGATAATGCTATCAAATATTCAAAAGACGCACCATTGATCCGTATCACCACGCATAGTACCGCCAAACATATCGTCATCCGTGTGGAGGATAATGGCATTGGTATGACCAAAGAATCTATCAAAAGGATCTTCGAAAAATTCTATCGCGCGCATACGGGTAACTTACACAACGTAAAAGGATTTGGATTGGGTATGAGTTATGTGAAGACAGTGATCGATGCACATAAAGGAAAGATCAAGGTCGATAGTACGCTTGGAAAAGGAACCACTTTTACGGTCGAAATGTCTTTGGCGAAAACAGTTCAAAGCTAG
- a CDS encoding UDP-N-acetylmuramoyl-L-alanyl-D-glutamate--2,6-diaminopimelate ligase, which yields MTKLQDILYKVHLKQVHGSTDITVSGIQIDSRKLEKGNVFVAIRGTVSDGHQFIDKAIELGATVIVCDTMPSSLKEGVTYLEVNDTQEAVAFMSHQFYDEPSTKVKLVGVTGTNGKTTIATVLFKLFSRLGYKCGLISTVQNQIGNDIIPATHTTPDAVNLNALLRLMVDSGCSHVFMECSSHAIHQHRITGLTFAGALFSNITHDHLDYHKTFEEYIRVKKSFFDHLPATAFAISNADDKRGEVMLQNTQANKYFYSLKTLASFKGKILENALTGLVMTVNDKEVHFRLIGEFNAYNLLAVYGAAVCLGEESDEVLTQLSMLSGAEGRFDYVISSGLVIGIVDYAHTPDALENVLMTIKKLRKGHEQVITVVGCGGDRDKTKRPIMAQTACDLSDRVILTSDNPRTEDPEMILKDMEAGLSSSAKRKYISIVDRKEAIRTAVSFAGADDIILVAGKGHEKYQDIKGVKHAFDDKEVLQEMFKALGK from the coding sequence ATGACAAAACTACAAGACATATTATACAAGGTTCATCTGAAGCAGGTGCATGGTTCTACTGATATAACCGTAAGCGGTATACAGATAGATTCCAGAAAACTGGAAAAGGGAAATGTGTTTGTTGCCATCAGAGGAACAGTGTCAGACGGACATCAATTTATTGATAAGGCAATTGAATTAGGTGCAACTGTGATCGTATGTGATACCATGCCTTCAAGTTTGAAAGAAGGGGTGACTTATCTGGAAGTGAATGATACACAGGAGGCTGTTGCATTTATGTCGCATCAGTTTTATGATGAGCCTTCTACAAAAGTGAAATTAGTAGGGGTAACAGGCACAAATGGTAAAACAACGATTGCTACTGTACTCTTCAAATTGTTTAGCAGACTTGGGTATAAATGCGGATTGATCAGTACGGTACAAAATCAGATCGGCAACGATATCATTCCTGCTACACATACTACTCCTGATGCAGTGAATTTAAATGCATTGCTCAGATTGATGGTTGATTCCGGTTGCAGTCATGTTTTTATGGAATGCAGTAGCCATGCAATTCATCAGCATCGTATTACCGGACTCACATTTGCCGGGGCCTTATTCAGCAATATCACTCATGATCATTTAGATTATCACAAAACTTTTGAAGAATATATACGAGTTAAAAAATCATTCTTCGATCATTTGCCTGCAACGGCGTTTGCTATTTCCAATGCAGATGATAAAAGAGGAGAAGTGATGCTGCAGAATACACAGGCAAACAAATATTTCTATAGTCTTAAGACCCTGGCATCTTTCAAAGGAAAGATCCTGGAAAATGCACTTACAGGATTGGTGATGACGGTCAATGATAAAGAAGTACACTTTCGTTTGATCGGTGAATTCAATGCATACAATCTATTGGCTGTTTATGGAGCTGCTGTTTGTTTGGGAGAGGAGAGTGATGAAGTATTGACACAACTCAGTATGCTCAGTGGTGCTGAAGGTAGATTCGATTATGTCATCAGCAGCGGTCTGGTCATCGGTATTGTTGATTATGCGCATACTCCGGATGCTTTAGAGAATGTATTGATGACCATCAAGAAACTGAGAAAAGGACATGAGCAGGTGATCACAGTTGTGGGCTGTGGTGGCGACAGAGATAAGACCAAAAGACCGATCATGGCACAGACAGCTTGTGATCTGAGTGATCGTGTCATCCTTACCAGTGATAATCCAAGAACAGAAGATCCTGAAATGATTTTAAAAGATATGGAAGCAGGATTGAGTAGCTCAGCAAAGAGAAAGTATATCTCGATCGTTGATAGAAAAGAAGCAATCAGAACAGCGGTAAGTTTTGCAGGAGCAGATGATATCATTTTAGTAGCGGGCAAAGGACATGAGAAGTATCAGGATATCAAAGGCGTGAAACATGCTTTTGATGATAAAGAAGTTTTGCAGGAAATGTTTAAAGCATTGGGTAAATAA
- a CDS encoding S-adenosylmethionine:tRNA ribosyltransferase-isomerase, which produces MHPKDLSIQDFSYDLPDERIARYPVAERDLSKLLIYKDANITTDVYRSLPDILPADTLLIFNNTKVVEARLYFHKPTGGAIEIFCLEPDDRYADVTSAMMQKQQVYWKCLIGGAKKWKEGPLSLSFTWNDQAVKVSAEKIGMVQDAFIILFHWDEADLSFADILHHAGNLPLPPYMDRDAEDADKERYQTVYAKHDGSVAAPTAGLHFTESLLTELAKKNIHTEFVTLHVGAGTFKPVKAAVMQDHEMHAEYIDVSVESIQKIRQSLPYNIITVGTTSLRTVESLYWLGKKIIDHPTIDMNDLYVDQWDAYNNKEVLPSADMALQALENYLLEKKLHRLVTKTRIIIAPGYSFQIMKALITNFHQPQSTLLLLVAAITGDDWRTIYQYALDHDFRFLSYGDGSLLWNRN; this is translated from the coding sequence ATGCATCCTAAAGACTTGTCGATACAAGATTTCAGTTACGACCTACCCGATGAACGCATCGCACGTTATCCTGTTGCAGAAAGAGATCTCAGTAAATTATTGATCTATAAAGATGCAAACATCACTACAGATGTGTATCGTTCATTACCCGATATTCTTCCTGCTGACACATTACTGATCTTCAACAATACAAAAGTTGTAGAAGCCCGTTTATATTTTCATAAGCCCACAGGAGGTGCTATTGAAATATTTTGCCTGGAGCCTGATGATCGCTATGCAGATGTTACCAGCGCTATGATGCAGAAACAACAAGTCTATTGGAAATGCCTGATAGGTGGAGCAAAAAAATGGAAAGAAGGTCCCCTATCCTTGTCATTTACCTGGAATGATCAAGCAGTAAAAGTATCTGCTGAAAAAATAGGAATGGTTCAAGATGCTTTTATCATTTTATTTCATTGGGATGAAGCTGATCTTTCATTTGCGGATATCTTACACCATGCGGGCAATCTTCCACTACCTCCATATATGGATCGTGATGCAGAAGATGCAGATAAAGAACGATATCAAACTGTTTATGCCAAACATGACGGTTCTGTAGCGGCTCCCACTGCAGGATTACATTTCACAGAATCATTGCTCACAGAACTGGCGAAGAAAAATATCCATACCGAATTTGTTACACTGCATGTTGGTGCAGGAACATTTAAACCTGTGAAAGCTGCGGTCATGCAGGATCATGAAATGCATGCTGAGTATATTGATGTGAGTGTTGAATCGATTCAGAAGATCAGGCAGTCTTTACCTTATAACATCATAACAGTAGGCACTACTTCCTTGAGAACAGTGGAGAGCTTATACTGGCTGGGGAAAAAAATAATCGATCATCCTACTATTGATATGAATGATCTCTATGTAGATCAGTGGGATGCTTATAACAACAAGGAAGTACTTCCTTCTGCAGATATGGCTTTACAAGCACTGGAAAACTATTTGCTTGAAAAGAAACTACACCGATTGGTTACCAAAACAAGGATCATCATTGCACCGGGTTATTCTTTCCAGATCATGAAGGCATTGATCACTAACTTTCATCAACCACAATCCACTCTATTACTCTTAGTGGCTGCTATTACCGGAGATGATTGGAGAACGATCTATCAATATGCGCTTGATCACGATTTCAGATTCTTGAGTTATGGAGATGGTTCCTTACTGTGGAATCGTAACTAG